One genomic region from Leifsonia poae encodes:
- a CDS encoding aminoglycoside phosphotransferase family protein → MIDLDPYRASFGLTEDGEAFTTPSSVLQPVRLAGRPAFLKVATVAEEAAGGRVMRWWAGRGAAAVLAVDGDALVLARATGLRELAGLSRSGAEGDDEATRILCRAARRLHAVTDRPLPEGLVTLPIWFRDLFDRAREHPDARGGILKRAAAIAVALLADPVDEVVLHGDLHHGNVLDFGRDGWLAIDPKHLIGDSGFDYANILCNPSASLALAPGRLKRQVEVIADSTGIDPHRMLRWTVAWGALSSCWGPSASPSDPASDSPSLRIARLAERLL, encoded by the coding sequence ATGATCGACCTCGATCCGTACCGCGCCTCGTTCGGCCTCACCGAGGACGGCGAGGCCTTCACTACCCCGAGCAGCGTGCTGCAACCGGTGCGCCTCGCCGGCCGTCCCGCGTTCCTCAAGGTCGCCACTGTCGCCGAAGAGGCCGCCGGCGGTCGGGTGATGCGCTGGTGGGCCGGTCGCGGCGCCGCCGCTGTGCTCGCCGTCGACGGGGATGCGCTGGTCTTGGCCCGCGCCACCGGTCTCCGAGAACTGGCGGGGCTCTCGAGGAGCGGCGCGGAGGGAGACGACGAGGCGACACGCATCCTGTGCCGGGCGGCCCGGCGACTCCACGCTGTGACGGATCGGCCGCTGCCGGAGGGTCTGGTCACGCTGCCGATCTGGTTCCGCGACCTGTTCGATCGGGCGCGCGAGCATCCGGACGCCCGTGGCGGCATCCTGAAGCGGGCCGCCGCGATCGCGGTCGCGCTGTTGGCGGACCCTGTCGATGAGGTCGTGCTCCACGGTGACCTGCACCACGGCAATGTGCTCGACTTCGGACGCGACGGCTGGCTTGCGATCGACCCGAAGCACCTCATCGGCGACAGCGGTTTCGACTACGCGAATATCCTCTGCAACCCGTCCGCCTCGCTCGCTCTCGCGCCGGGCCGCCTGAAGCGGCAGGTGGAGGTGATCGCCGATTCGACCGGGATCGACCCTCACCGCATGCTGCGCTGGACGGTCGCCTGGGGTGCCCTCTCGTCGTGCTGGGGTCCCTCCGCGTCCCCCTCTGATCCCGCTTCCGATTCGCCCTCGCTCCGCATCGCTCGTCTCGCCGAACGCCTGCTCTGA
- a CDS encoding helix-turn-helix domain-containing protein — protein sequence MTAPFPATSAAPRSKGLLTPGVGPVEIARLWPGEAMRTLVRHYWLPRWSLPAGVTVRQQVLEYPASNLVVEAGDAALHRAKRGRSDTVLTGTGWAFGVLFHPGSARALVGASLRTAPPAVPIDRLEPGGLDGAIRRIRVAMSAGDDRGAVAAFERWAAVDLSPPGADAVLVNAIVEAVENDRELVRVEQLADRFGLGVRHLQRLVAGHIGFGPKWLIQRYRLQEAAAALRSGNAPPLAGLAAELGYVDQAHFGHEFKTVIGSTPGAYLAQAAASG from the coding sequence GTGACCGCGCCCTTTCCCGCCACCTCGGCCGCGCCGCGCAGCAAAGGTCTGCTGACACCGGGCGTCGGACCGGTCGAGATCGCGCGCCTCTGGCCGGGTGAGGCCATGAGAACCCTCGTGCGGCACTACTGGCTGCCCCGCTGGAGCCTGCCCGCCGGCGTCACGGTCCGGCAGCAGGTTCTCGAATACCCGGCGAGCAACCTGGTGGTCGAGGCCGGGGATGCTGCGCTGCACCGGGCGAAGCGGGGGCGGTCCGACACGGTGCTGACCGGCACAGGCTGGGCCTTCGGCGTATTGTTCCACCCCGGTTCGGCGCGAGCCCTGGTCGGTGCGAGCCTGCGCACCGCTCCGCCCGCGGTGCCGATCGACCGGCTCGAGCCTGGAGGCCTCGACGGCGCGATCCGGCGCATCCGGGTCGCGATGTCCGCAGGCGACGATCGGGGAGCGGTTGCCGCCTTCGAGCGGTGGGCGGCGGTCGACCTGTCGCCACCGGGCGCGGATGCGGTGCTCGTCAACGCGATCGTCGAAGCCGTCGAGAACGATCGGGAGCTCGTGCGTGTCGAACAACTCGCAGACCGGTTCGGCCTGGGCGTGCGGCACCTGCAACGCCTCGTCGCCGGACACATCGGCTTCGGCCCCAAATGGCTCATCCAGCGCTACCGACTGCAGGAGGCCGCCGCCGCGCTGCGCTCCGGCAACGCTCCCCCGCTGGCCGGGCTGGCTGCCGAACTCGGTTACGTCGATCAGGCCCACTTCGGTCACGAGTTCAAGACCGTGATCGGGTCGACACCCGGTGCCTACCTCGCCCAGGCGGCCGCGTCCGGATGA
- a CDS encoding AI-2E family transporter — protein MARGRGTVEPSDDLGIPWGMRVAAGWSWRLLAVFAVAAVVIYLVAVFEQIVVPLLVALLISALLTPTVIALAKRGWPRWLAIVVALVAFTAVVAALVVLIVWQVRAGLPQLERESVAAYDRARDILSDPPWNVSDKQFASWIASAGALAQKDSGVLIGGAVKVGSTVGHVLAGALIALFATIFMLIDGRGIWNWIVRLFPRAARSAVSAAGDSGWFTLTRFVRVQIVVAVVNAIGIGAVAFFLGLPLAVPIGVVVLFASFIPVIGAIVSGVIAVLIALVYAGPVQAIIMLAGVLLVHLLEAHVLQPLLVGGAVKVHPLAVVIGVAAGTGIAGVPGALFAVPLIATVNAMVTTIAAGKWRIQEIEPDEAPR, from the coding sequence ATGGCCCGTGGAAGAGGAACGGTCGAACCGTCAGACGATCTCGGCATCCCGTGGGGGATGCGGGTCGCGGCCGGGTGGTCGTGGCGCCTGCTCGCGGTGTTCGCCGTGGCCGCTGTCGTGATCTATCTCGTTGCGGTGTTCGAGCAGATCGTGGTGCCCTTGCTCGTCGCTCTGCTGATCTCCGCGCTGCTCACCCCGACCGTCATCGCGCTGGCGAAGCGTGGTTGGCCGCGCTGGCTGGCGATCGTCGTCGCGCTCGTGGCGTTCACCGCGGTGGTCGCCGCGCTGGTGGTGCTGATCGTGTGGCAGGTGCGGGCAGGGCTTCCCCAGCTGGAACGCGAATCCGTCGCCGCATACGACCGCGCCCGCGACATCCTGAGCGACCCGCCCTGGAACGTCTCCGACAAACAGTTCGCCTCGTGGATCGCCAGCGCGGGCGCGTTGGCGCAGAAGGACAGCGGCGTCCTGATCGGCGGCGCGGTGAAGGTGGGGAGCACTGTCGGCCATGTGCTCGCCGGCGCTCTCATCGCCCTCTTCGCGACGATCTTCATGCTCATCGACGGCCGCGGAATCTGGAACTGGATCGTGCGCCTGTTCCCCCGGGCCGCGCGTTCCGCCGTCTCGGCCGCCGGCGACTCCGGCTGGTTCACGCTCACCCGCTTCGTGCGAGTGCAGATCGTCGTCGCTGTCGTGAACGCGATCGGCATCGGTGCCGTTGCGTTCTTCCTCGGGCTGCCGCTTGCCGTGCCGATCGGGGTGGTCGTGCTGTTCGCATCGTTCATCCCGGTGATCGGCGCGATCGTCAGTGGCGTGATCGCCGTGCTGATCGCCCTCGTCTACGCCGGACCGGTGCAGGCGATCATCATGCTGGCCGGCGTGCTGCTCGTGCACCTGCTGGAGGCGCACGTACTGCAGCCGCTGCTCGTCGGGGGAGCGGTGAAGGTGCACCCGCTCGCCGTCGTGATCGGTGTCGCGGCGGGGACCGGCATCGCCGGGGTGCCGGGTGCACTGTTCGCTGTTCCGCTGATCGCCACGGTCAATGCGATGGTGACGACGATCGCCGCAGGAAAGTGGAGGATTCAGGAAATCGAACCCGACGAGGCGCCCCGATAG
- a CDS encoding NUDIX hydrolase, with product MTARTTLTVSAVCFRDGEGRILTVRKAGTHAFMLPGGKLEPAETPAEAAIREISEEVGLTIDPAELVPLGTWRAAAANEADTDVLGHVFTAPLTGTPAVGNEIEELRWVTPGAFEPGLVLAPLLTEHVYAALL from the coding sequence ATGACCGCACGAACCACACTGACGGTGTCCGCGGTGTGTTTCCGCGATGGGGAGGGGCGCATCCTGACCGTGCGCAAGGCGGGGACCCACGCGTTCATGCTCCCGGGCGGAAAGCTCGAACCCGCGGAGACGCCCGCCGAGGCCGCGATCCGCGAGATCTCGGAAGAAGTCGGGCTGACCATCGACCCTGCTGAGCTCGTTCCGCTCGGCACGTGGCGTGCGGCGGCCGCCAACGAGGCCGACACGGATGTGCTCGGCCACGTCTTCACCGCCCCGCTCACCGGAACCCCGGCGGTCGGTAACGAGATCGAGGAGCTCCGCTGGGTCACGCCCGGAGCCTTCGAACCCGGCCTGGTTCTCGCACCGCTCCTGACGGAGCACGTCTATGCCGCGCTCCTCTGA
- a CDS encoding GNAT family N-acetyltransferase — MSEIRPYRSSDREAVGQICVRTGASGQDATGLFSDDLLLPDIFAFPYLAFQPDLAFVVDTGESVAGYVIGVADSLAYVDWYRREWLPGFRGRHPVGAGMPDRDREMIEYGLEIGGSVVAEVAEFPAHLHIDLVPELQGQGFGRALIRRLLAELRARGVPGVYLTMSSSNRSARAFYDRLGFWELPSSTPDSPALALRTDADV; from the coding sequence GTGAGTGAGATCCGTCCCTATCGTTCCAGCGACCGTGAGGCGGTCGGTCAGATCTGTGTGCGCACCGGCGCGAGCGGGCAGGATGCGACCGGTCTTTTCAGCGACGACCTGCTGCTGCCCGATATCTTCGCCTTCCCGTACCTCGCCTTTCAGCCTGACCTCGCTTTCGTGGTTGACACCGGCGAGAGCGTCGCAGGGTACGTGATCGGCGTGGCCGACAGTCTCGCCTACGTCGACTGGTACCGCCGGGAGTGGCTGCCGGGCTTCCGGGGGCGTCACCCGGTCGGTGCCGGGATGCCGGATCGCGATCGCGAGATGATCGAATACGGGCTCGAGATCGGCGGGAGCGTCGTTGCGGAGGTGGCCGAGTTCCCTGCCCATCTGCACATCGACCTCGTGCCGGAGCTGCAGGGCCAGGGATTCGGGCGGGCACTCATCCGTCGTCTGCTCGCCGAGCTGAGGGCGCGAGGAGTGCCAGGGGTGTACCTCACCATGTCGTCGTCGAACCGTTCGGCGCGGGCGTTCTACGACCGGCTCGGCTTCTGGGAGCTCCCGTCGAGCACGCCAGACTCGCCGGCCCTCGCGCTCCGCACCGACGCCGACGTTTAG
- a CDS encoding FtsK/SpoIIIE domain-containing protein, with protein MKLRVSVVEFTDDVSTRLRDVVLTVDATSTIGEVARALVRGGAGHPRLLPFAVRRQAPLTVRVTYPDGTVLILDAGDTVAGSGLVAGTEVEPVFEAFPGPGDRARSPIATLTVLSGEQEGVQFLAVGAETTVGRGRGNRIELQDSGVSRRHAVLRRVGNLVEIEDLGSANGTAAIDEAGNRVENTGSPIRVGARALVEIGTVLIQVDVGPPPVPDPEVAGSVLHLQSPRVDPVFAPEPIELPVPPEPPEPTRFPLIAMVAPLMMGAVLFATTKSLLSLLFVGLSPLIMLGSWFDTRLTRRKTTRAKQRVFDESLTAVENELAANLRREQTARDAETPTAVELAAYPGAGDLRLWSRRPEHRAFLELRLGTATLPSRRAIRLPPRGTIPADRWQDLSRLHDRFSAIPDVPLLERLDRSGSLGIAGPEFWASSVTRALLVQLLALHSPADLVFTAFANPEQSEDEWSWLKWLPHVDSVYSPIAAPHLAADGRSASILLAALEGLITARAATAGAGSVRSRMAGDAANAEERLAPAEARHPGPAVIVLVLADPVTDRSRLVGLAEAGADVGVHVLWVASGMKGIPAACRTVVEAHADDWRVHFVRQGEVVPLTAVNDIGRTAASTFARELAPIIDVGARALDESDLPSSVGLAQVVPGDVLGSGDSIVKNWRRTDSLLSGWTVGTERESGGLAAIVGQGSGGPVEIDLRTHGPHALVGGTTGAGKSEFLQSWMLSLASNHAPDRLTFLLVDYKGGAAFADCVDLPHTVGLVTDLDTHLVRRALTSLRAELRYREELLAEKSAKDLAALERRADLDAPPSLVIVIDEFAALVKEIPEFVDGVIDVAQRGRSLGLHLVMATQRPAGVITDNLRANTNLRVALRMADLADSTDVIGVADAAEFSPAIPGRAAVKVGAGRLTHLQTGYLGGRSDSEHRESVEIRDLGFGEQTPWILHPEIQPIPTRVRKGPRDIEVLTANIRRAATTAGTRRPRRPWVDPLPEVLPLSSELLAGTTASSASARSNGTIVGLIDEPHRQRQSPYRVALSEVGNVAIHGAAGTGKTTALITLAVAAIAAEPNTRIYGVDSSGGRLGALTILPNTGDIVPGDDRDRIVRLLGLVKRVISERSVTGATEPPVLLLVDGLASFRDTYEHRGGGSDPFGDLVEIAAGGRTVGVHLLLTAERSNAMPTSLASSVPERLAFRLTAETDYQTLRVSVDVLGRAGPGRAVRIGTEEEVQLALPGVGAEAADTDLALEELAEAQRRRRVAAPVAVPAVPQAIPRSAIAHTPGAPEPFAIDTVHMAPVAAPSRGLLLVTGPAGSGRTTAIRSILESLRMRSEAESSPIDAVLIAPHRSALRDVRLWSDVADATVARDETISSLIRALGGRAGPTAVLPPMPLIGTAPAAEGEQPAPESGSFPSPGARGIVVIEDIGGFEGTGAEHNLAILLKLLRRSDLTTIVEAENATLGTVWELATPLRGARWALALQPDANDTPTVFTTPFTHARRAEYPPGRGFLVENGNLRGVHIGLPDSAGSDRSPGNGREGEPGRAHPEPYRRVGGVDRVSA; from the coding sequence GTGAAGCTTCGTGTTTCGGTGGTCGAGTTCACCGACGATGTCAGCACGCGGCTTCGCGATGTCGTGCTGACCGTCGACGCGACATCGACCATCGGAGAGGTCGCGCGCGCCCTCGTGCGCGGAGGTGCGGGGCACCCGCGACTTCTGCCATTCGCCGTCCGGCGCCAGGCACCGCTGACCGTGCGGGTGACCTATCCCGACGGCACGGTTCTCATTCTCGACGCCGGCGATACCGTTGCCGGTTCGGGGCTGGTCGCGGGCACGGAGGTCGAGCCGGTGTTCGAGGCGTTTCCGGGCCCAGGCGATCGGGCACGATCGCCGATCGCCACGCTCACCGTGCTGAGCGGAGAGCAGGAGGGGGTGCAGTTCCTCGCCGTCGGTGCCGAGACCACGGTCGGGCGCGGCCGAGGCAACCGGATCGAACTGCAGGATTCCGGAGTGTCCCGTCGGCACGCGGTGCTTCGACGCGTCGGCAATCTGGTGGAGATCGAGGATCTTGGGTCGGCGAACGGTACGGCCGCCATCGATGAGGCCGGGAACCGGGTGGAGAACACTGGTTCGCCGATCCGTGTCGGGGCACGGGCTCTGGTCGAAATCGGCACCGTTCTGATCCAGGTCGACGTCGGTCCGCCTCCTGTGCCCGATCCTGAGGTCGCGGGGAGCGTTTTGCATCTGCAATCGCCGCGGGTCGACCCTGTGTTCGCGCCCGAACCGATCGAACTACCCGTCCCGCCAGAGCCTCCGGAACCCACCCGATTCCCCCTCATCGCCATGGTGGCGCCCCTGATGATGGGGGCCGTGCTCTTCGCCACGACGAAGTCGCTGCTGAGCCTCCTCTTCGTCGGCCTCTCGCCGCTGATCATGCTCGGCTCCTGGTTCGACACCAGGCTCACGCGACGGAAGACGACACGGGCGAAGCAGCGCGTGTTCGACGAAAGCCTCACAGCGGTGGAAAACGAATTGGCCGCGAACCTCCGCCGCGAGCAGACGGCTCGGGATGCCGAAACGCCGACTGCTGTCGAGCTCGCGGCGTACCCGGGGGCCGGCGATCTGAGGCTCTGGTCACGCCGGCCCGAGCATCGCGCGTTCCTGGAGCTTCGCCTCGGCACAGCTACCCTGCCAAGCCGCCGGGCGATCCGCCTTCCGCCGCGGGGGACGATCCCCGCCGACCGATGGCAGGACCTCTCCCGGTTGCATGATCGCTTCTCGGCGATCCCCGATGTGCCTCTTCTGGAGCGCCTGGACCGCAGCGGTTCGCTCGGTATCGCGGGACCGGAGTTCTGGGCGTCGTCAGTGACCCGCGCGCTGCTCGTGCAGCTTCTCGCCCTGCACTCGCCGGCCGACCTCGTCTTCACCGCGTTCGCCAATCCGGAGCAGTCCGAGGACGAGTGGTCGTGGTTGAAGTGGCTGCCGCATGTCGACTCGGTCTACAGCCCGATCGCGGCACCGCATCTTGCCGCCGATGGACGCAGCGCGAGCATCCTCCTTGCTGCCCTCGAGGGTCTGATCACCGCACGCGCGGCCACCGCGGGTGCGGGGTCGGTGCGGTCGCGGATGGCAGGTGACGCAGCGAATGCGGAGGAACGTCTTGCGCCGGCGGAGGCGAGACACCCCGGCCCGGCCGTGATCGTGCTCGTGCTCGCGGATCCGGTCACCGACCGCAGTCGTCTGGTCGGCCTCGCCGAAGCCGGTGCCGATGTCGGGGTGCATGTGCTCTGGGTCGCCTCCGGAATGAAGGGGATACCGGCCGCGTGCCGAACAGTGGTCGAAGCGCACGCCGACGACTGGCGCGTGCACTTCGTTCGCCAGGGCGAGGTCGTGCCCCTCACCGCGGTGAATGACATCGGACGGACAGCCGCGAGCACGTTCGCCCGCGAGCTCGCGCCGATCATCGACGTCGGCGCCCGCGCACTGGATGAGAGCGATCTGCCGAGCAGTGTCGGCCTCGCACAGGTCGTTCCCGGTGACGTCCTCGGCTCCGGCGACTCCATCGTGAAGAACTGGCGGCGCACCGACAGCCTGCTCTCCGGGTGGACGGTGGGAACGGAACGAGAATCCGGGGGGCTGGCGGCGATCGTCGGCCAGGGCAGTGGCGGTCCGGTCGAGATCGATCTGCGCACGCACGGTCCGCACGCCCTGGTCGGCGGAACGACCGGGGCCGGCAAATCCGAGTTCCTTCAATCGTGGATGCTTTCGCTCGCGTCGAACCATGCTCCCGATCGCCTCACCTTTCTCCTGGTCGACTACAAGGGCGGCGCGGCCTTCGCCGACTGCGTCGATCTTCCACACACCGTCGGCCTCGTCACCGACCTCGACACCCATCTCGTAAGACGGGCGCTGACGTCGTTGCGGGCCGAACTCCGCTACCGCGAGGAGCTGCTCGCCGAGAAGAGCGCGAAAGATCTGGCCGCCCTCGAACGACGTGCCGACCTCGACGCGCCGCCGTCGCTGGTGATCGTGATCGACGAATTCGCCGCGCTGGTGAAGGAGATTCCCGAGTTCGTCGACGGTGTGATCGACGTCGCCCAGCGTGGCCGATCGCTCGGACTCCACCTGGTGATGGCAACGCAACGGCCCGCCGGAGTGATCACAGACAACCTTCGTGCGAACACCAATCTGCGTGTCGCGCTGCGAATGGCCGACCTCGCCGACAGCACCGATGTGATCGGTGTCGCCGATGCGGCAGAGTTCTCTCCGGCGATTCCCGGCCGGGCCGCAGTGAAGGTCGGAGCAGGTCGGCTCACCCACCTGCAGACCGGCTATCTCGGCGGGCGCTCCGACTCCGAACACCGGGAGTCTGTGGAGATCCGAGATCTCGGGTTCGGCGAACAGACCCCGTGGATTCTCCACCCTGAGATTCAGCCCATCCCGACTCGCGTTCGGAAAGGTCCGCGCGACATCGAGGTTCTCACAGCGAACATCCGCCGCGCAGCGACGACAGCGGGCACACGACGACCTCGAAGACCGTGGGTCGATCCGTTGCCCGAAGTGTTGCCGCTCTCATCGGAGCTGCTCGCCGGCACAACAGCCTCCTCGGCGTCGGCCCGCTCGAATGGCACCATCGTCGGGCTGATCGATGAACCCCACCGGCAGCGGCAATCGCCCTATAGAGTCGCCTTGTCCGAGGTCGGGAACGTCGCGATCCATGGTGCCGCCGGCACCGGCAAGACCACGGCGCTCATCACACTGGCGGTCGCCGCGATCGCTGCTGAACCGAACACCCGCATCTACGGCGTCGACAGCAGTGGTGGACGTTTGGGTGCCCTGACGATCCTCCCGAACACCGGTGACATCGTGCCCGGCGACGATCGCGACCGCATCGTTCGTCTCCTCGGACTCGTGAAGCGCGTGATCTCCGAACGATCGGTGACCGGCGCGACCGAACCCCCTGTCCTCCTTCTCGTGGACGGCCTGGCCTCCTTCCGCGACACCTACGAGCACCGCGGAGGCGGGTCCGATCCATTCGGCGATCTCGTGGAGATCGCCGCCGGCGGACGCACGGTCGGCGTGCATCTTCTCCTGACGGCGGAGCGCTCCAACGCGATGCCCACCTCGCTCGCATCGAGCGTGCCGGAACGTCTCGCCTTCCGCCTCACAGCAGAGACCGACTACCAGACCCTCCGCGTCTCGGTCGATGTGCTGGGCAGGGCCGGTCCTGGTCGTGCTGTGAGGATCGGGACCGAGGAGGAAGTCCAGTTGGCGCTTCCGGGTGTCGGCGCCGAGGCGGCCGACACCGACCTCGCGCTCGAGGAGCTTGCGGAGGCACAACGCCGGCGACGGGTCGCCGCCCCGGTCGCCGTCCCGGCCGTTCCACAAGCGATCCCACGATCTGCCATTGCACACACGCCAGGCGCACCGGAGCCGTTCGCCATCGACACGGTCCACATGGCGCCGGTGGCGGCCCCATCCCGAGGCCTGCTTCTGGTGACTGGGCCGGCCGGCTCCGGGCGAACCACCGCGATCCGATCGATCCTCGAATCCCTTCGTATGCGGAGCGAGGCCGAATCGTCTCCGATCGATGCGGTCCTGATCGCACCTCATCGATCCGCCCTTCGCGACGTGCGCCTCTGGAGCGACGTCGCCGACGCCACCGTTGCGCGCGACGAGACGATCTCCAGCCTCATCCGCGCGCTCGGTGGCAGAGCGGGGCCGACGGCTGTGCTCCCGCCGATGCCTCTCATCGGAACCGCGCCGGCCGCCGAGGGAGAGCAACCCGCTCCAGAGTCCGGGAGCTTCCCGTCGCCGGGCGCGCGGGGGATCGTCGTGATCGAAGACATCGGCGGATTCGAGGGAACCGGTGCTGAGCACAACCTCGCCATTCTGCTGAAACTTCTGCGGCGCAGCGACCTCACCACCATCGTCGAAGCAGAGAACGCCACCCTCGGAACCGTCTGGGAACTCGCGACCCCGCTCCGCGGTGCACGATGGGCACTAGCGCTTCAACCCGATGCCAACGACACCCCGACTGTCTTCACCACCCCGTTCACGCACGCCCGACGTGCCGAATATCCTCCCGGGCGTGGGTTCCTGGTAGAGAACGGAAACCTCCGAGGTGTGCACATCGGCCTGCCCGATTCTGCCGGTTCCGATCGGTCGCCCGGAAACGGCCGGGAAGGCGAACCCGGACGAGCGCACCCCGAGCCCTATCGGAGGGTCGGCGGCGTGGATAGAGTGAGCGCATGA
- a CDS encoding helicase HerA-like domain-containing protein, with protein MSDVDALAKAQAEAAAAAESAARLQAEAAEALKRAQDAAAAAQAQAEAAQEAVAAAQAQADAQAQADAQAQADAPAPQPPVAEVPPADPGPAAPAAPAPAAPATPGAPLSADQVAVIRDGYAFAGAALEMGALVNGDAQPDVPIRIPLAMTNRHGLVAGATGTGKTKTLQVLAEQLAAQGVPVFAADIKGDLSGIATPGESNEKLLERTKGIGQDWSPHAAVTEYFSLGGVGKGIPIRATVAGFGPLLLSKVLGLNNTQESSLGLVFHYADKAGLPLLDLSDLRAVLTHLNSADGKAELTDLGGLSSATVGVILRELITFADQGADTFFGEPEIDTSEFLKLAPDGTGVVSLLEVPGVQDKPALFSTFLMWLLADLFNDLPEVGDLDKPKLVFFFDEAHLLFKDASKDFLASITQTVRLIRSKGVGIFFVTQTPKDVPSDVLAQLGSRVQHQLRAFTPDDAKALKATVSTYPKSGYDLAEVLQSLGTGEAIVTVMNEKGAPSPVAWTRLRAPQGSMSPTPDAQIDATVAASPLLAKYGTAIDRDSAREMLGRKLDAAAAAAEEQERVLEQAKAAVDAQKEAEKAAAAQAKAQKAADAEYNRLLKATGPTTGARRTTSKPQPNLLDQVLGSKATSSILTGVVEGIFGTRRRR; from the coding sequence ATGAGCGACGTCGACGCCCTTGCGAAAGCCCAGGCCGAGGCGGCAGCAGCCGCCGAAAGCGCCGCCAGACTGCAGGCCGAGGCCGCCGAGGCGCTGAAACGGGCGCAGGATGCGGCGGCCGCGGCACAAGCGCAGGCGGAGGCCGCCCAGGAGGCTGTCGCGGCGGCGCAGGCCCAAGCCGACGCGCAGGCCCAAGCCGACGCGCAGGCCCAAGCCGACGCGCCGGCTCCGCAGCCTCCAGTGGCCGAAGTGCCTCCGGCCGACCCCGGCCCGGCCGCTCCGGCCGCCCCGGCGCCGGCCGCCCCCGCCACCCCGGGTGCGCCCCTCAGCGCCGACCAGGTCGCCGTGATCCGGGACGGCTACGCGTTCGCCGGCGCCGCGCTCGAGATGGGGGCGCTCGTGAACGGCGACGCTCAGCCCGATGTGCCCATCCGCATCCCGTTGGCGATGACGAACCGGCACGGACTCGTGGCCGGTGCCACCGGAACGGGCAAGACCAAGACGTTGCAGGTGCTCGCCGAACAGCTGGCCGCGCAGGGCGTTCCGGTGTTCGCTGCCGACATCAAGGGAGACCTCTCCGGCATCGCGACCCCGGGGGAGTCGAACGAGAAGCTCCTGGAACGCACGAAGGGGATCGGCCAGGACTGGTCGCCGCACGCTGCGGTCACCGAGTATTTCTCGCTCGGGGGTGTCGGCAAGGGCATCCCGATCCGGGCCACGGTCGCCGGGTTCGGCCCCCTGCTGCTGTCGAAAGTGCTCGGGCTCAACAACACCCAGGAGTCGAGTCTCGGTCTGGTGTTCCACTATGCAGACAAGGCCGGGCTGCCCCTGCTCGACCTGAGCGACCTGCGGGCCGTTCTCACCCATCTGAACAGTGCTGACGGCAAGGCCGAGCTCACCGACCTGGGCGGCCTGTCCAGTGCGACAGTGGGTGTCATCCTGCGCGAGCTGATCACATTCGCCGATCAGGGGGCCGACACGTTTTTCGGCGAACCCGAGATCGACACGAGCGAGTTCCTGAAGCTCGCCCCCGACGGCACCGGCGTAGTCAGTCTGCTGGAGGTGCCCGGCGTGCAGGACAAGCCGGCCCTGTTCTCGACCTTCTTGATGTGGTTGCTCGCCGATCTGTTCAACGACCTGCCCGAGGTGGGCGACCTCGACAAGCCGAAGCTCGTGTTCTTCTTCGACGAGGCTCACCTGCTGTTCAAGGACGCGTCGAAGGATTTCCTCGCCTCGATCACCCAGACCGTGCGCCTCATCCGGTCGAAGGGTGTCGGCATCTTCTTCGTGACCCAGACCCCGAAAGACGTGCCCTCGGATGTGCTCGCCCAGCTGGGATCGCGGGTGCAGCACCAGCTGCGCGCGTTCACGCCCGACGATGCCAAGGCGTTGAAAGCCACCGTCTCCACCTATCCCAAGTCGGGTTACGATCTGGCCGAGGTGCTGCAGTCCCTCGGCACCGGCGAGGCGATCGTCACGGTGATGAACGAGAAGGGTGCACCGAGCCCGGTGGCCTGGACCCGGTTGCGCGCGCCGCAGGGGTCGATGTCGCCGACGCCGGACGCTCAGATCGACGCGACCGTCGCGGCGTCGCCGCTGCTCGCCAAATACGGCACCGCCATCGACCGCGACTCGGCCCGTGAGATGCTCGGTCGCAAGCTGGATGCCGCTGCGGCCGCTGCCGAGGAGCAGGAGCGGGTGCTCGAGCAGGCGAAGGCCGCGGTCGACGCGCAGAAGGAGGCCGAGAAGGCCGCCGCGGCTCAGGCGAAGGCGCAGAAGGCGGCGGACGCCGAGTACAACCGTCTGCTCAAGGCGACCGGCCCGACGACCGGGGCCAGGCGCACCACGTCGAAGCCTCAGCCGAATCTGCTGGACCAGGTGCTCGGATCCAAAGCCACCTCATCGATCCTCACCGGCGTCGTGGAGGGCATCTTCGGCACCCGCCGCCGCCGCTGA